The segment GCGGCGTGCACCTGACGGTGCGCAGCGGCGAAATCCATGCCGTGATGGGCGAGAACGGCGCCGGCAAGAGCACCCTGATGAAAATCCTCTCGGGCGTGTACACGCCGGACGCGGGCGAGATCATCCTCGACGGCAAGCCCATCCGCATCCGCAACCCGGGCGAGGCACGCGCGCTGGGCATCAACCTGATCTACCAGGAATTGAGCGTGGCCAAGAACATGACGGTGGCGCAGAACGTCTTCATGGGCAGCGAGCCGAAGGGACCGTTCTTTACCGTCAAGGCCGGCGAAATGCGCGCGCGCACGAACGCCATCCTGGCCGACCTCGGTTCCCGCTTCGACGCCGACACCATGGTGTCGACCCTGTCGATCGCCGAGCAGCAGCAGGTGGAAATCGCCCGCGCCCTCGTGCACGAAAGCCGCATCCTGATCATGGACGAGCCCACTGCCGCCCTGTCCGACCGGGAAACAGAACAATTGTTCCGCATCATCGAAGAACAGCGCGACAAGGGCCTGGCCGTGCTCTACATCAGCCACCGCATGGCCGAGGTGGAGCGCCTGGCGCGCCGCATCACGGTGCTGCGCGACGGCGCCTACGTGGGCGAGCTGGGCAAGGATGAGCTGGATCAAAAGAAAGTCGTGCAAATGATGGTGGGCCGCCCCGCCGACGACTTTTATTCGCACCAGCGGCGCACCACGCGCGGCGCCGAACGCTTGCGCGTGGACAAGGTGGGCGGGGGCAAGGTCAAGCCGGCCTCGTTCGCCCTGCATGCGGGCGAAGTGACGGGACTGGCCGGCCTCGTCGGCGCAGGCCGCACGGAACTGGCGCGCCTGATCTTTGGCGCCGACAAGAAACAAACGGGCCAAGTGTGGCTCGACGGCCAGGAAGTGCATATCCACCGGCCGCTGGCGGCCATCCGCCACGGCATCGGCTACCTGCCCGAGGATCGCAAGAGCCTGGGCCTGTTCATGCAATTGTCGGCCATGGAAAACATGTCGATGAATATCCTGTCCAAGCATGCGACGGCGGGCGTCGTCAACCGTGGCGCCCTGACCCAGCTCACGCGCGAGGCGATCAGCAACCTCAACGTGAAAGTGTCGGGACCGGACGGCATCGTT is part of the Janthinobacterium sp. 67 genome and harbors:
- a CDS encoding sugar ABC transporter ATP-binding protein; translation: MSDNIIFEMRGIEKRFGATRALRGVHLTVRSGEIHAVMGENGAGKSTLMKILSGVYTPDAGEIILDGKPIRIRNPGEARALGINLIYQELSVAKNMTVAQNVFMGSEPKGPFFTVKAGEMRARTNAILADLGSRFDADTMVSTLSIAEQQQVEIARALVHESRILIMDEPTAALSDRETEQLFRIIEEQRDKGLAVLYISHRMAEVERLARRITVLRDGAYVGELGKDELDQKKVVQMMVGRPADDFYSHQRRTTRGAERLRVDKVGGGKVKPASFALHAGEVTGLAGLVGAGRTELARLIFGADKKQTGQVWLDGQEVHIHRPLAAIRHGIGYLPEDRKSLGLFMQLSAMENMSMNILSKHATAGVVNRGALTQLTREAISNLNVKVSGPDGIVGGLSGGNQQKVLLARWLAIAPKVLILDEPTRGVDVGAKSEIYKIIHQLADAGTAVLCISSELAELVGICDRVMVMCEGRLTGEVTGDDITQENILAYATQLEAA